Part of the Desulforegula conservatrix Mb1Pa genome is shown below.
TTATCCGATCAGTTTGGTGTGCATTCCAATCAGATATCAGCCTGGAAGAAAGAGCTTGAACAGAATGCCTCAGAACTGTTTGATCGTGGAAAAAGGAATGATGAAACAGGATTGG
Proteins encoded:
- a CDS encoding helix-turn-helix domain-containing protein → MAKGIRRNHGPAFKAKVALAALKGDKTLSELSDQFGVHSNQISAWKKELEQNASELFDRGKRNDETGL